The following coding sequences lie in one Methylosinus sp. PW1 genomic window:
- the ligA gene encoding NAD-dependent DNA ligase LigA — MASDDAPSRKRGPRPPTPIEDLSPRRAKLEYSRLAEQLAEYDRRYYQEDSPAVSDADYDALRQRYEALEKAFPELASDASLTKKVGAAPAEKFAKIKHVVPMLSLGNVFADEEVHEFVARVRRFLGFSDEAPLFFTAEPKIDGLSCSLRYEKGALVYAATRGDGYEGEDITANIRTLEEIPQRLNGESWPDVLEARGEVYMRREDFFALNERQAAANKPLFANPRNSAAGSLRQLDPKVTASRPLRFFAYSWGEVSVMPSDTQFGMVQALASFGLPTNPLTKICVGADEMLAHFRDIEARRATLGYDIDGVVYKVDDIGLQIRLGFVSRAPRWAVAHKFPAEQAKTIVRGIDINVGRTGALTPIARLEPVTVGGVVVSNATLHNEDEIARKDIRIGDTVVVQRAGDVIPQIVEVVLDKRPEGTKPYEFPHVCPACGSAAVREIDEKGVADVVRRCTGSLVCPAQAIERLKHFASRNAMDIEGLGDKQIEAFFEEGFIRTASEIFTLEARDEQNLTKLKNREGYGETSVRNLFAAIDARRSVPINRFLFALGIRHVGETNAKRLARHFADFASLRDTAREAAPGSEARERIEAIEGIGGVVAEALYDFFAEKHNEDEIDALLQHVTLEAMPQIESASPVAGKTVVFTGALERLTRDEAKAQAERFGAKISGSVSKKTDLVVAGPGAGSKLAKAKELGVEVISEEEWFTRTGQ; from the coding sequence AGACCGCCCACGCCGATCGAAGATCTCTCGCCGCGGCGGGCGAAGCTCGAATATTCGCGGCTCGCGGAACAGCTCGCCGAATATGACCGCCGCTATTATCAGGAAGACTCCCCCGCGGTCAGCGATGCAGACTATGACGCGCTGCGCCAGCGCTATGAGGCTTTGGAAAAAGCCTTTCCCGAGCTTGCTTCCGACGCCTCGCTGACGAAGAAGGTCGGCGCCGCGCCGGCGGAGAAATTCGCCAAGATAAAACATGTCGTGCCGATGCTCTCGCTCGGCAACGTCTTTGCCGACGAGGAGGTCCACGAATTCGTCGCACGCGTGCGGCGCTTTCTGGGCTTCTCAGACGAGGCGCCGCTCTTCTTCACCGCGGAGCCGAAAATCGACGGCCTCTCCTGCTCGCTGCGCTATGAGAAAGGCGCGCTCGTCTATGCCGCGACGCGCGGCGACGGCTATGAGGGCGAGGACATCACCGCCAATATTCGCACGCTCGAGGAAATCCCACAGCGCCTCAATGGCGAGAGCTGGCCGGATGTGTTGGAGGCGCGCGGCGAGGTCTATATGCGACGCGAGGATTTCTTCGCGCTCAATGAGAGACAGGCGGCGGCGAATAAGCCGCTCTTCGCCAATCCGCGCAATTCCGCAGCAGGCTCGCTGCGCCAGCTCGATCCCAAGGTGACGGCGAGCCGGCCGCTGCGCTTCTTCGCCTATAGTTGGGGCGAGGTGAGCGTCATGCCGTCCGACACGCAATTTGGCATGGTGCAGGCGCTGGCGAGCTTCGGCCTTCCGACCAATCCGCTCACCAAGATTTGTGTCGGCGCCGATGAGATGCTCGCGCATTTCCGCGACATAGAAGCGCGCCGCGCCACGCTCGGCTATGATATAGACGGCGTCGTCTACAAGGTGGACGATATCGGCCTGCAAATTCGCTTGGGCTTCGTCTCGCGCGCGCCGCGCTGGGCGGTGGCGCATAAATTTCCCGCCGAGCAGGCGAAGACCATTGTGCGCGGCATAGACATAAATGTCGGCCGCACCGGCGCGCTGACGCCCATCGCGCGGCTGGAGCCGGTGACGGTCGGCGGCGTCGTCGTCTCCAACGCCACGCTGCACAATGAGGACGAGATCGCGCGCAAGGATATTCGCATCGGCGACACCGTCGTCGTGCAGCGCGCCGGCGACGTCATTCCGCAGATCGTCGAGGTGGTGCTGGACAAGCGGCCGGAGGGGACGAAGCCTTACGAGTTCCCGCATGTCTGCCCGGCCTGCGGCTCGGCTGCGGTGCGCGAGATCGACGAGAAGGGCGTCGCCGATGTGGTGCGTCGCTGCACGGGCTCGCTGGTCTGTCCAGCGCAGGCGATCGAGCGCTTGAAGCATTTCGCCTCGCGCAACGCCATGGACATAGAAGGGCTCGGCGACAAGCAGATCGAGGCTTTCTTCGAGGAAGGCTTCATTCGCACGGCTTCCGAGATTTTCACGCTCGAGGCGCGCGACGAGCAGAACCTCACGAAATTGAAGAATCGCGAGGGCTATGGCGAGACCTCGGTGCGCAATCTCTTCGCTGCGATCGACGCGCGGCGCAGCGTTCCGATCAATCGTTTCCTGTTCGCGCTCGGCATTCGCCATGTCGGCGAGACCAACGCCAAGCGCCTCGCGCGGCATTTCGCCGATTTCGCCAGCCTTCGCGATACTGCGCGCGAGGCCGCGCCGGGAAGCGAGGCGCGCGAGCGCATCGAAGCGATCGAAGGCATTGGAGGGGTGGTCGCCGAGGCGCTCTATGATTTCTTCGCCGAGAAACACAATGAGGACGAGATCGACGCCCTGCTGCAGCATGTGACGCTGGAGGCCATGCCGCAGATCGAAAGCGCTTCGCCCGTCGCCGGCAAGACGGTGGTCTTCACCGGCGCGCTGGAGCGGCTCACGCGCGATGAGGCCAAGGCGCAGGCCGAACGCTTCGGCGCGAAGATTTCCGGCTCCGTATCGAAGAAGACCGATCTCGTCGTGGCGGGGCCGGGGGCGGGCTCCAAGCTGGCCAAGGCAAAGGAGCTCGGCGTCGAGGTCATCAGCGAAGAGGAATGGTTCACGCGAACGGGACAGTAG